From Levilactobacillus zymae, a single genomic window includes:
- the phnC gene encoding phosphonate ABC transporter ATP-binding protein — MEATTDPIISFRNVNKVYEDGTVGLKDITFEIPRGQFLVVVGLSGAGKSTLLRTINRMHEISSGEIKIDQEPIQAYKGKALRQLRCHIGMIFQNFNLVNRSSVEKNVLSGLAGVYPTWRCILGLFSTPDKQRAIQALKRVSLTQKLYARADQLSGGQQQRVAIARTLMQDPKIILADEPVASLDPRTTQDVMDTLQQLNREDGITVIVNLHSVALAQKYADRIIGLRAGQLVYDEPISRVTPTALNQIYQTN, encoded by the coding sequence ATGGAAGCAACTACCGATCCCATCATTTCATTTCGCAACGTTAATAAAGTTTACGAGGACGGTACCGTGGGTCTCAAAGACATCACGTTCGAGATTCCTCGTGGTCAATTTTTAGTCGTCGTGGGGTTATCTGGCGCGGGTAAGAGCACCCTGCTGCGGACAATCAACCGGATGCACGAAATTTCGTCCGGTGAAATTAAGATCGACCAAGAACCCATCCAGGCCTACAAAGGAAAAGCTCTACGCCAATTACGCTGTCACATCGGCATGATTTTCCAAAACTTTAACCTGGTGAACCGGTCGAGCGTGGAAAAAAACGTGCTCTCTGGTCTGGCAGGCGTCTATCCCACTTGGCGGTGCATCCTCGGTTTATTCAGCACGCCGGACAAACAACGCGCCATTCAAGCCCTGAAACGGGTGAGCCTGACCCAAAAGCTTTACGCCCGGGCCGACCAACTCTCTGGTGGACAACAACAGCGAGTCGCCATTGCCCGGACCTTAATGCAGGACCCCAAGATTATCCTGGCCGATGAACCGGTGGCCTCGCTGGATCCCCGGACGACCCAAGACGTGATGGACACCTTACAACAATTGAACCGTGAGGATGGCATCACGGTTATCGTAAATCTACATTCGGTCGCTCTGGCCCAGAAATACGCCGATCGGATTATCGGGTTACGCGCCGGTCAACTCGTTTACGATGAACCCATTAGTCGCGTGACGCCAACAGCGCTCAACCAGATTTACCAAACCAACTAG
- a CDS encoding phosphate/phosphite/phosphonate ABC transporter substrate-binding protein, whose protein sequence is MHFQGTAKRLVLGLALLALPLTLIGCGKATSSTSSSSSAGYAPKQLTVQFVPSTNAGTIEAKAKPLAGLLQKQLGIPVKVNVSTDGNTIVEALGAKRIDVGFLPPAAYILAHKEYHSKVILQAQRYGLKEPNDQFTHQLVDFFRAQILVRKDSGIKSIQDLKGKKIAVQDTISTAGWIYPAVELMEHGINVNKDGIKTIQVKGHDQGVLSVYNKDTDAAFVFQGARNIVKKDEKDIMQKVVPIYTTKGKIPNDTITVRGDMSAKWQKKIATAFKTIAKSKEGHAIISTMYTHEGYADSKDSNFDGARDYNKKVAALNK, encoded by the coding sequence ATGCATTTTCAAGGTACGGCCAAGCGCCTAGTCCTGGGACTCGCGCTACTCGCCTTACCCCTAACCCTAATCGGGTGTGGTAAAGCGACGAGTTCAACCAGTTCTTCCAGTTCTGCCGGGTACGCCCCTAAACAACTCACGGTGCAATTTGTCCCGTCCACCAACGCGGGAACGATTGAAGCCAAAGCTAAGCCGTTAGCCGGATTGCTGCAAAAGCAGTTAGGCATCCCGGTCAAGGTTAACGTGTCCACCGATGGTAACACCATCGTGGAGGCCCTGGGCGCTAAGCGCATCGACGTTGGTTTTCTGCCGCCTGCAGCTTACATTTTAGCGCACAAGGAATACCATTCTAAGGTCATTCTGCAAGCGCAGCGTTACGGGTTAAAGGAACCCAACGACCAATTCACCCACCAGTTAGTCGATTTCTTCCGCGCCCAAATTTTGGTCCGCAAGGATAGCGGCATCAAATCCATCCAAGACCTGAAAGGTAAGAAGATCGCCGTCCAAGACACCATTTCCACGGCGGGTTGGATCTACCCGGCCGTCGAGCTGATGGAACACGGCATCAACGTGAACAAAGATGGCATTAAGACCATCCAAGTTAAGGGCCACGACCAAGGGGTCTTATCCGTTTACAACAAGGATACCGACGCCGCCTTTGTCTTCCAAGGTGCCCGCAACATCGTGAAGAAAGACGAGAAGGATATCATGCAAAAGGTGGTCCCAATTTACACCACTAAGGGTAAGATTCCTAACGATACCATTACGGTACGGGGAGACATGAGTGCCAAATGGCAAAAAAAGATTGCTACGGCCTTTAAGACCATCGCCAAGTCCAAGGAAGGTCACGCCATCATCTCAACCATGTACACCCACGAAGGTTACGCTGATTCGAAAGACAGTAACTTCGACGGTGCCCGGGATTACAACAAGAAAGTCGCCGCTTTAAACAAGTAG
- a CDS encoding SDR family oxidoreductase, whose translation MQHQPVILITNGTRGIGSVCAADFCAQGATVIIADLEVSRGPAIAQALGENVHYLELDVTRQADWRRVIRQIMATYGHLDVLINIPNVTDQPQDWHHRSAEYLAYFERTQQRVIWGSTAAAAIMRHQYHGSIVNVLTAQPTAPNQQLVTLLHNWTQTLARDLAGNDVRINTIQAHLSPRSATQDSTIARTKPLQQTIRYLATNHPMSPTGSAFVIPTD comes from the coding sequence ATGCAGCATCAACCCGTTATTTTAATTACCAACGGCACTCGCGGAATAGGGAGCGTGTGTGCCGCCGACTTTTGTGCTCAGGGCGCCACGGTGATCATTGCCGATCTAGAAGTCAGTCGGGGCCCCGCCATTGCCCAGGCGTTAGGCGAAAACGTTCATTACCTTGAGCTCGATGTGACCCGCCAAGCCGATTGGCGGCGCGTTATCCGCCAGATTATGGCAACGTATGGCCACCTCGACGTCCTCATTAACATTCCCAACGTTACCGATCAACCGCAAGATTGGCACCACCGCTCGGCCGAGTATCTCGCCTACTTCGAACGAACCCAGCAGCGCGTCATCTGGGGATCTACCGCGGCGGCAGCCATCATGCGTCACCAATATCACGGTAGCATTGTCAACGTGTTAACGGCCCAGCCAACCGCGCCAAACCAGCAGCTCGTTACCTTACTGCATAATTGGACGCAGACCCTTGCGCGCGATCTCGCCGGCAACGACGTTCGCATCAACACGATTCAAGCCCATCTGAGTCCGCGCTCCGCAACCCAAGATTCCACGATTGCCCGGACCAAACCTTTACAGCAAACCATTCGTTACCTGGCCACCAACCATCCAATGAGTCCAACGGGAAGTGCCTTTGTGATTCCCACGGATTAA
- a CDS encoding MerR family transcriptional regulator: protein MRYYDREGLMPFVHRNAAGRREFSEGDLDLVDLITCLKGTGMALKEIRHFVELSMEGDASLAERLQVYRQQRASVDRQIAQLQAYRPKVKLQGAVL, encoded by the coding sequence TTGCGGTATTATGATCGCGAAGGGTTAATGCCGTTTGTCCACCGCAATGCGGCGGGACGCCGGGAGTTTTCCGAAGGTGATCTGGACCTCGTCGATTTGATCACGTGTTTGAAGGGCACGGGGATGGCGCTAAAAGAGATCCGGCACTTCGTTGAACTATCGATGGAAGGTGACGCTTCGTTAGCCGAACGGCTGCAGGTCTACCGCCAACAACGAGCCAGCGTCGATCGCCAGATTGCCCAGTTACAGGCGTACCGCCCAAAAGTTAAATTACAAGGTGCGGTACTTTGA
- a CDS encoding FAD-dependent oxidoreductase: MSKERIVIVGASHGGHQSILELLSRYNDVDITLFEAGDFISFMSCGMELYLENSVTDVNDVRNFSADDFPQPNVHILDRHEVTKINADAKTVTVVDHATNQTTDQPYDKLILSSGVTPKSLPVPGADLDNVFLMRGKDWALKIKEKLADPAVKHMTIIGAGYIGIEAAEASRKAGKEVTLLDVIDRPLGTYLDSELTDILAKKLTAEGINVQMNAKITAYTGDQAVKAVKTTDAEYPSDVVIQAAGVQPNTDWLKGTVDLDDRGWIKVDNYLRTNLPDVYAIGDATLAYSIPAQTKVPIALATVARREARYVVKHLFETHPAEPFQGLVGSSALSVFDEHFAQSGLNSFTAKRAGVTVAKDFYHTTLRPKYVPSDKGNPDVYVQLFFNPTTHVLLGGAVLSTYDVTAQGNVLALAIQHGLRLEDLAEADFFFQPGFDRQWSLLNLAAQHALGEEPFTY; the protein is encoded by the coding sequence ATGTCAAAAGAACGAATCGTAATTGTTGGGGCTTCACATGGGGGTCACCAATCAATTTTAGAATTATTGAGTCGCTACAACGATGTTGATATTACGTTGTTTGAAGCGGGGGATTTCATTTCCTTCATGTCTTGTGGGATGGAATTATACCTGGAAAACAGCGTCACCGATGTCAACGACGTGCGCAATTTCAGCGCTGATGATTTTCCACAACCCAACGTCCACATCCTGGATCGCCACGAGGTCACCAAGATTAATGCCGATGCCAAGACCGTGACGGTGGTGGATCACGCCACTAACCAAACGACGGACCAACCGTACGATAAGTTGATTCTGAGTTCTGGCGTGACGCCGAAGTCCTTACCCGTGCCCGGCGCCGATCTGGACAACGTGTTCCTGATGCGGGGCAAGGATTGGGCGTTGAAGATTAAGGAAAAGCTCGCCGACCCGGCCGTTAAGCACATGACCATTATCGGGGCCGGCTACATCGGAATCGAAGCGGCCGAAGCCAGTCGCAAAGCCGGCAAGGAGGTCACCCTGCTCGACGTGATCGACCGGCCATTAGGCACGTACCTGGATAGCGAATTGACCGATATCCTGGCAAAGAAGTTGACGGCTGAAGGCATCAACGTTCAAATGAACGCCAAGATCACCGCCTATACCGGCGATCAAGCCGTCAAGGCCGTTAAGACCACTGACGCCGAATATCCGAGTGACGTGGTCATTCAGGCCGCTGGCGTTCAACCGAACACCGACTGGTTGAAGGGGACCGTGGACTTGGACGACCGGGGCTGGATCAAGGTCGACAACTACCTGCGGACCAACCTGCCCGACGTTTACGCCATTGGGGATGCCACGTTGGCCTACTCCATTCCGGCCCAGACTAAGGTGCCAATCGCCTTAGCGACGGTTGCCCGGCGCGAAGCCCGTTACGTGGTTAAGCACCTCTTTGAAACCCACCCAGCCGAACCGTTCCAGGGCTTGGTCGGGTCTTCAGCTCTGAGTGTTTTTGACGAACACTTTGCGCAGAGTGGCTTGAACTCCTTTACTGCTAAACGCGCTGGCGTCACGGTGGCTAAGGACTTCTACCACACCACCTTGCGGCCGAAGTACGTGCCCAGCGACAAGGGCAACCCGGACGTGTACGTTCAGTTGTTCTTTAACCCGACGACCCATGTCTTATTGGGTGGCGCGGTCTTGTCGACCTACGACGTGACGGCGCAGGGCAACGTGTTAGCTCTGGCGATCCAACATGGGTTGCGGCTTGAAGACTTAGCCGAAGCCGACTTCTTCTTCCAGCCCGGCTTTGACCGGCAATGGAGCCTGTTGAACCTGGCCGCACAACACGCCTTGGGCGAAGAACCATTCACTTACTAA
- a CDS encoding RNA-guided endonuclease TnpB family protein has product MLKGIKLRLYPTRTQEGQLWQLFGNNRFVWNQMLAMAKARYKNNPGSRFINEYGMNNLLKALKIEYPFLKLSDSTSLQVVNHHLAQAFSMLFKHRGGQPHFKSRRSSKQAYTGRFPASAQLVVAKRRVKLPKLGSIKTSKTGQLVDGQIKRYTVSHDATGRYYLSLQVEFPEPKPLPKTGAQIGIDLGVADLAITSNGRKYPKFQAPWEEQQGITWQRKFDRRKHQAKVNVAQWNHDKNHLIKLELNDYQNWQRAKQIKARYQRKLANRRKDYLSKLTTQLVKVYDVIVIEDLKIKNLMHNHHLAKSIANASWYQFRTMLDYKCKWYGKKLIVVNPNYTSQQCSSCGFQSGQKPLEIREWICPHCGTHHDRDINAAVNILHRGLKTVQ; this is encoded by the coding sequence ATGCTGAAAGGCATCAAGCTTCGTTTGTACCCGACTCGAACTCAAGAAGGCCAGCTATGGCAATTGTTTGGCAATAATCGCTTTGTCTGGAATCAAATGTTAGCGATGGCCAAGGCCCGGTATAAAAACAACCCGGGTAGTCGATTCATCAACGAATATGGTATGAATAACTTACTTAAAGCGCTTAAAATAGAATACCCCTTTCTTAAATTGAGTGATTCGACAAGCTTGCAAGTAGTGAACCATCATTTGGCGCAAGCCTTTTCAATGTTGTTCAAGCATCGCGGTGGTCAACCACATTTTAAATCGCGCCGGTCATCTAAACAAGCTTACACCGGTCGTTTTCCTGCCAGTGCACAGCTAGTGGTGGCTAAACGTCGCGTCAAATTACCGAAACTTGGTAGTATCAAGACTAGTAAAACGGGTCAGCTGGTTGATGGTCAAATTAAGCGCTACACCGTCAGTCACGACGCTACGGGACGTTACTATTTGAGTTTACAAGTTGAATTTCCGGAGCCTAAGCCACTTCCTAAAACCGGTGCCCAAATAGGTATTGACCTAGGTGTAGCTGACTTAGCGATTACCTCTAACGGTCGAAAATATCCTAAATTCCAGGCGCCCTGGGAGGAACAACAAGGAATTACGTGGCAACGAAAGTTTGACCGTCGTAAACATCAAGCCAAGGTTAACGTGGCTCAGTGGAACCATGATAAAAATCACTTGATTAAGTTGGAACTCAACGACTACCAGAATTGGCAGCGAGCTAAACAAATCAAGGCGCGCTACCAGCGTAAACTCGCTAATCGACGCAAAGACTACTTGAGCAAGCTGACAACCCAGTTGGTCAAAGTCTACGATGTGATCGTGATTGAGGATTTAAAAATCAAGAATCTAATGCACAATCATCACCTGGCCAAGTCAATTGCCAATGCCAGTTGGTACCAGTTTCGAACCATGCTAGATTATAAGTGTAAGTGGTACGGCAAAAAACTCATTGTGGTGAACCCCAACTATACTAGTCAGCAATGTTCTAGCTGTGGGTTTCAAAGTGGTCAGAAACCGCTTGAGATTCGCGAATGGATTTGTCCCCACTGTGGGACGCATCATGATCGTGATATTAATGCAGCCGTTAATATCCTACATAGAGGACTAAAAACGGTCCAATAA
- a CDS encoding bifunctional metallophosphatase/5'-nucleotidase: MTMAHHHKLLYSLLVPLLVAGSATALPGLGDHAVHAAQKVTTQTDKYSTPTSQPGFKKLAKKYKTAIPIQVLGINDLHGGLETTGTVTIGGKTYSDVGTVARLGGSLDQAQNQFKKSQHAKAANTFRVEAGDMVGASPANSTLLAHESTMHTLRAMKFQIGTLGNHEFDHGLGEYNRILKGKKPAASADSLVKAYPHQSSKINLVVANVVKKFNNKIPYGYKPYTIKTVKAHGKTAKVGFIGIETTDLPHLTLLKNYQNYKILDEAKTIAKYDKILNKKGVKAVVVMAHTGIASQDGKTAGSAVDILNKVNKLDKKNNVGLYVAGHSHQYANATVGKTHVVQAVYTGKAYNDTQGYINPKTGKFMHLESHVYPVLPAKTNPKAKTNAKVAAIVKDADKRVAPKVNAVIGKAATNEPITGRNNNSKTMENAAGELVVDAQRYEAQKAGTNPDFAMTNNGGIRSDLAVANNGDITWGAAVAVQPFGNILQVVEMTGQQIKDALNQQYDENQAFYLQISGLKYTYTDNNDAKQPYKVVDIKKDDGTPVSMTATYRVVINDFLHGAGDNFYAFKDTPIKASIGSDTDVFVQYFKDMAAANTPVKAPTLDRKVYQPAGSVVATSTQPVTQVQVALG, translated from the coding sequence ATGACCATGGCTCATCATCATAAATTACTTTATAGTTTATTAGTGCCCTTACTAGTTGCCGGCAGTGCGACAGCGTTACCGGGATTAGGGGATCACGCGGTTCACGCGGCGCAAAAGGTGACCACGCAGACCGATAAGTACAGTACCCCGACCAGCCAACCGGGATTTAAGAAGCTGGCTAAGAAGTATAAGACCGCTATTCCGATTCAGGTTTTAGGCATTAACGACCTGCACGGGGGTCTGGAAACCACGGGTACCGTCACCATCGGCGGTAAGACTTACAGCGACGTCGGGACTGTCGCGCGGTTAGGGGGCTCGTTAGATCAGGCTCAAAACCAGTTTAAGAAGAGCCAACATGCCAAGGCCGCCAACACCTTTCGGGTAGAGGCGGGGGACATGGTCGGGGCCTCGCCGGCTAATTCAACCCTGTTGGCCCATGAATCGACCATGCACACCTTGCGGGCCATGAAGTTTCAGATTGGGACGCTGGGGAACCACGAATTTGACCACGGCTTGGGCGAATACAACCGGATCTTGAAGGGGAAAAAGCCCGCTGCCAGTGCCGATTCACTGGTCAAGGCTTACCCGCACCAATCCTCCAAGATTAACTTGGTTGTGGCGAACGTGGTGAAGAAGTTCAACAACAAGATTCCTTACGGCTACAAGCCTTACACCATCAAAACGGTCAAGGCCCACGGCAAGACCGCTAAAGTTGGGTTTATCGGGATTGAAACTACTGATCTCCCCCACTTGACCTTGCTGAAGAACTACCAAAACTACAAGATTTTAGACGAAGCCAAGACCATCGCCAAGTACGACAAGATCTTGAACAAGAAGGGCGTTAAGGCCGTGGTCGTCATGGCCCACACCGGGATTGCCTCGCAGGATGGCAAGACGGCCGGCAGCGCGGTTGATATTTTGAACAAGGTGAATAAGCTCGACAAGAAGAACAACGTCGGCTTATACGTAGCCGGACACTCGCACCAGTACGCCAACGCCACGGTCGGCAAGACCCACGTGGTTCAAGCCGTCTATACTGGGAAGGCTTACAACGACACACAGGGGTACATCAACCCGAAGACCGGGAAATTCATGCACCTCGAATCTCACGTGTACCCCGTCTTACCGGCCAAGACCAACCCTAAGGCTAAGACCAACGCCAAGGTGGCCGCCATCGTGAAGGACGCCGACAAACGTGTGGCTCCCAAGGTGAACGCCGTGATTGGTAAGGCCGCCACCAACGAACCAATTACCGGGCGGAATAATAATAGTAAAACTATGGAAAACGCCGCGGGTGAATTGGTAGTGGATGCGCAACGTTACGAAGCTCAAAAGGCCGGCACTAATCCTGACTTTGCCATGACCAACAACGGGGGGATTCGGTCGGACTTAGCCGTGGCCAATAACGGCGATATCACCTGGGGTGCGGCCGTGGCCGTTCAGCCATTCGGGAACATCCTCCAGGTGGTCGAAATGACCGGGCAGCAGATCAAGGATGCGCTGAACCAACAGTATGACGAAAACCAAGCCTTCTACCTGCAAATTTCCGGGCTGAAATACACTTACACGGACAATAACGATGCTAAGCAGCCGTACAAGGTGGTCGACATCAAGAAGGACGACGGCACACCGGTCAGCATGACGGCGACCTATCGCGTGGTGATCAACGACTTCCTCCACGGAGCCGGGGATAACTTCTACGCCTTCAAGGACACGCCAATCAAGGCGTCCATTGGGTCGGATACCGACGTCTTCGTACAATACTTCAAGGACATGGCCGCCGCAAACACGCCGGTCAAGGCCCCAACACTGGACCGCAAAGTCTATCAGCCTGCTGGGAGCGTGGTTGCCACGAGTACCCAACCCGTGACCCAGGTTCAGGTGGCGCTGGGATAA
- a CDS encoding SDR family oxidoreductase, with the protein MTIRGKVVVITGASAGIGAATAKTLAAKGAHLFVGARREAPLQELVHTIRAAGGTAAYQIVDVTDQAAVTRFITAARTRYGRIDVLYNNAGIMPNAPFRDLRVADWEAAFQVNVLGVLYGIAAALPLMQEQGFGQFIATDSNAGHVVNPNAGVYAGTKFALRAIMDALRQEEGPHGIRSTMISPGNVKTNLWQSAGTAELKAQIHQREQAIGLRPVDIANAVCYAIDQPEDVGIDEILIRPTVQQN; encoded by the coding sequence ATGACGATTCGTGGAAAAGTCGTCGTCATTACCGGCGCATCTGCGGGCATCGGTGCCGCTACCGCTAAAACCTTAGCCGCTAAGGGGGCACACCTCTTCGTGGGGGCCCGGCGAGAAGCCCCCTTACAGGAGCTTGTCCACACTATCCGAGCCGCGGGCGGCACGGCCGCCTACCAGATCGTCGACGTGACCGACCAAGCGGCCGTAACCCGGTTCATCACGGCCGCCCGGACCCGCTACGGACGCATCGACGTGTTGTACAACAACGCCGGTATCATGCCCAACGCCCCCTTTAGGGACTTGCGGGTTGCCGATTGGGAAGCCGCCTTTCAGGTCAACGTCCTCGGTGTCCTTTACGGCATTGCCGCCGCCCTGCCCCTCATGCAAGAACAAGGATTCGGTCAATTTATCGCTACTGATTCGAACGCCGGCCACGTGGTCAATCCCAACGCAGGGGTCTACGCCGGAACCAAGTTTGCCTTACGCGCCATCATGGATGCCCTGCGGCAAGAGGAAGGGCCTCACGGAATCCGTTCAACCATGATCTCACCCGGTAACGTCAAGACCAACCTGTGGCAATCGGCTGGAACCGCCGAGCTAAAAGCCCAAATCCATCAGCGCGAACAGGCGATTGGGTTACGCCCGGTAGATATTGCCAACGCCGTCTGTTACGCCATTGACCAACCCGAAGACGTGGGAATCGACGAGATTCTAATTCGGCCCACGGTGCAACAGAATTAA
- a CDS encoding sugar-binding transcriptional regulator, with the protein MLSQKQTERLLTVSRYYYQDNLSQVEIAKKMNLSRPTVAKSLQLARETGIVTVQINDPFTDGAQLQQALRERYQLKDVVVAQQVNHDEASIRDHLGAAAATYLDTIVTDGMTIGLNWGHTMLAVAQHLHASQAQNVQLVQLKGNLTNSAETNYSAEITQQFNQAFHTQASLLPLPLVFDDVQVKDAALQDPFIRRVTQIGRNADVALFTVGTTRADALLFRSGYLATDQIAHLRQTAVGDVLSHFITPTGAVADPQLDQRTVALPLSDLGQQKYAVLIAGGEPKLRAIHAALLGGYANVLIVDQVVAKQLLKL; encoded by the coding sequence ATGCTCTCTCAAAAACAAACGGAACGACTACTGACGGTTAGTCGCTACTACTATCAAGACAATCTCAGCCAAGTCGAAATTGCTAAGAAAATGAATCTCTCCCGCCCCACGGTGGCTAAATCCCTGCAACTCGCCAGAGAAACCGGCATCGTGACGGTTCAGATTAACGATCCCTTTACCGACGGCGCCCAACTGCAACAAGCCTTACGGGAGCGTTACCAGCTCAAGGACGTGGTGGTGGCCCAACAAGTGAACCATGACGAGGCTAGCATCCGCGATCACCTGGGAGCCGCAGCGGCAACCTACCTTGACACCATCGTAACCGACGGCATGACGATTGGCCTGAACTGGGGCCACACTATGCTCGCCGTTGCGCAACACCTGCACGCCAGTCAGGCACAAAACGTCCAACTGGTTCAGCTCAAGGGCAACCTCACTAACTCGGCCGAAACCAACTATTCCGCCGAGATTACCCAACAATTCAACCAAGCCTTCCACACTCAGGCCAGCCTCTTACCCCTGCCGCTGGTCTTCGACGACGTTCAGGTTAAGGACGCCGCCCTGCAAGATCCCTTTATTCGCCGGGTCACTCAAATCGGCCGTAACGCCGACGTGGCGCTATTTACCGTCGGGACGACCCGCGCCGACGCGCTGCTTTTTCGCTCCGGGTACCTCGCAACCGACCAGATTGCCCACCTGCGGCAAACAGCGGTCGGTGACGTTCTGTCGCACTTCATTACGCCCACCGGTGCCGTCGCGGATCCTCAGCTGGACCAACGGACCGTGGCGCTCCCCCTCAGTGACCTCGGACAACAAAAATACGCGGTGCTAATTGCCGGGGGTGAACCGAAATTACGAGCCATCCACGCTGCGTTGCTCGGTGGTTACGCCAACGTTCTCATTGTCGATCAGGTCGTTGCCAAACAATTATTAAAGTTATAA
- the deoC gene encoding deoxyribose-phosphate aldolase encodes MSLNQYIDHTLLAPEATQADVDQIIREARENHFCSVMLNPYWVRYAHEQLRDTGVNTDTVIGFPLGANTTAIKVAEATQAIADGVDELDVVMNIGEFKAGHDDQVRQDLVAVINVGHQHHKLVKVIIETALLTDPEIMRASELVAAAGAEFVKTSTGFSTRGAQVNDVVLMKRAVGDRIKVKASGGVHTKEEAEAMIAAGASRLGTSSGMRVIGKV; translated from the coding sequence ATGTCTTTAAACCAATACATCGATCATACTTTATTAGCACCCGAAGCCACGCAAGCTGATGTGGATCAGATCATCCGCGAGGCCCGAGAAAATCACTTCTGCTCCGTTATGTTGAACCCGTACTGGGTCCGCTACGCTCACGAACAATTACGGGATACCGGCGTTAACACCGACACGGTGATTGGTTTCCCACTGGGGGCCAATACCACGGCCATCAAGGTTGCCGAGGCGACGCAGGCCATTGCCGATGGAGTGGATGAGCTGGATGTGGTCATGAACATCGGTGAATTCAAGGCAGGACACGACGATCAAGTTCGCCAAGACCTAGTGGCCGTCATTAACGTGGGCCACCAACACCATAAACTGGTCAAGGTCATTATTGAAACGGCCTTATTAACGGACCCAGAAATCATGCGGGCCTCCGAATTGGTGGCCGCTGCAGGCGCTGAATTCGTCAAGACGTCAACCGGTTTTTCGACGCGCGGCGCTCAGGTTAACGATGTCGTGTTGATGAAGCGGGCCGTAGGGGATCGTATCAAGGTCAAGGCGTCCGGTGGGGTGCACACTAAGGAAGAAGCCGAAGCCATGATCGCGGCTGGTGCCTCCCGATTAGGAACTAGTTCGGGGATGCGGGTGATTGGGAAAGTCTAA
- a CDS encoding aldo/keto reductase, with the protein MKQLKWGSTQIRTSAVALGIMRMLNLTSDQAANVLNEVQAMGVTHIDSADIYGVGQSETIFGEALKKSTIRREDLFIQSKGGIVPDPEKSSGDVVLGQRYDFSKQHLLDSVDGILQRMQLDYLDAFLLHRPDALMEPEEIAAAFDELHRSGKVRYFGVSNFNPQQVELVQAATSQKLMANQLQFGVMHTGPIQFGLHTNMTDAASVNHDGGIIDYSRLHQMTIQAWSPYQYGLFAGTFIDNPKFPQLNQQLQKLADQYGVTKNAIATAWILRHPANMQVILGSMNPQHLQESIAGSDLTLTRQEWYDVYLAAGNDLP; encoded by the coding sequence ATGAAACAACTTAAATGGGGTAGTACCCAAATCCGTACATCCGCCGTCGCTTTAGGCATCATGCGGATGTTAAATCTCACTAGCGACCAAGCCGCCAACGTCTTAAACGAGGTGCAGGCCATGGGCGTCACCCACATCGACTCCGCCGACATCTACGGGGTGGGTCAATCCGAAACCATCTTCGGTGAGGCCTTAAAGAAGTCCACGATTCGCCGCGAAGACCTCTTCATCCAATCCAAGGGCGGTATCGTTCCTGATCCCGAGAAGAGCTCTGGTGACGTGGTTTTAGGCCAACGTTACGATTTCTCGAAACAACATCTGTTAGACTCAGTCGACGGCATCTTACAACGAATGCAACTCGACTACCTGGACGCCTTCCTGCTCCACCGGCCCGACGCCTTGATGGAACCCGAAGAAATCGCCGCTGCGTTTGATGAACTGCATCGAAGCGGTAAGGTTCGCTACTTCGGCGTTTCCAACTTCAACCCCCAACAGGTTGAGTTGGTTCAGGCCGCCACATCGCAAAAACTAATGGCCAACCAATTGCAATTTGGCGTCATGCATACCGGTCCCATTCAATTCGGCCTGCACACCAACATGACCGACGCCGCCAGCGTCAATCACGACGGGGGCATCATCGATTATTCCCGGTTGCATCAGATGACCATTCAAGCTTGGTCACCTTACCAATACGGTTTGTTCGCCGGCACCTTTATCGACAACCCCAAGTTCCCGCAACTCAACCAACAGCTGCAGAAGCTGGCGGATCAATACGGGGTCACCAAGAACGCCATCGCGACGGCTTGGATCCTGCGTCACCCAGCCAATATGCAGGTTATCTTGGGTTCGATGAACCCGCAACACCTCCAGGAAAGCATTGCCGGCAGTGACCTGACCCTGACCAGACAAGAATGGTACGACGTTTATCTGGCCGCAGGAAACGATCTTCCTTAA